Proteins from a single region of Haloterrigena alkaliphila:
- a CDS encoding bacterio-opsin activator domain-containing protein encodes MVSEGISDGAQVLAVGSDAEHAGPLSNWVENRAATEDGAGAVETVSSASEALEALDRRAVDCVVTAQHLPNGTGLELIELLRERDPDLPVVLVARDGDEALASEAIAAGVSEYVPADRPDAALEATLERAIERGRDRRQCRASARQFGAVFDDPEAYAWVLDLDGHLRRANETALEAIDASERDVRGESFAESPWWEYAEAGPTTLRRAIDRAANGTVVDREIRLGGGDASGEVPRTLEVTFRPIRDESGTVVSLLAQASDVTERVELERELRESEELHRVTLNNMTDTVLITNDAGEFTYVCPNVHFIFGYDDDEIHEMGSIEELLGPDLFDREDLEDEGVLTNIECTATDRAGREHTLLVNVREVSIQDGTLLYSCRDVTKRKRREVALTALHRTTRELLYAETEREIADIVVGDATEILDCEGSGVYLFDTDENVLRPAAASPGLNRLNGPLSQRRATGDSISGRVFVEGESRFFADVSDADALADPTTDVRSAGFVPLGDHGVLLVGASETDAFDDVDREVTDLLGATAEAALDRVERERTLRERDRELKRQNQQLTRLNQVNEIIREIDAALVRAETREEIERAVCERLTSADRFSFAWIGTTDPAGEHLEPTTLGGTGRGQEYLDSVSLSLADATEPAARTAADREVTVVSNVVDRLRDEPWRSEALSREYQSVAGVPLAYDEFTYGVLTVYADRPDAFDEVTRTVLAELGETIASAIAAAERKQALLTDSRTRLEFDVRDDGFVFSRLARRADCALSFDGGVRLHEDGAAVFATVDGASPTAVADAAADLVAVDDARVISDDRSDGDGTEANGTDGDETASNGSSNASGTVLLELSPPFLALQLADHGVVLRSVEATPEGSRVVVDVPRTVDARGSIDIVSNAFSDVDLHAKRTVERTSARDLRSELLERLTDRQLEVVQVAYYGGYFKSPRERSGEAVAETLGISAAAFYRHVRTVQRKLFTILFEEIGVPANIEGSVE; translated from the coding sequence ATGGTTTCCGAAGGGATCTCCGACGGCGCGCAGGTTCTCGCCGTCGGGTCCGACGCCGAACACGCGGGGCCGCTCTCGAACTGGGTCGAAAATCGAGCGGCGACCGAAGACGGCGCCGGCGCCGTCGAGACGGTTTCGAGCGCGAGCGAGGCCCTCGAGGCGCTGGACCGACGGGCCGTCGACTGCGTGGTGACCGCCCAGCACCTGCCGAACGGAACCGGACTCGAGCTGATCGAACTGCTCCGCGAGCGCGACCCCGACCTGCCGGTCGTCCTCGTCGCCCGCGACGGCGACGAAGCGCTCGCCAGCGAGGCCATCGCGGCGGGCGTCTCGGAGTACGTCCCCGCCGATCGGCCGGACGCGGCCCTCGAGGCGACCCTCGAGCGAGCGATCGAACGGGGTCGCGACCGACGGCAGTGTCGTGCGAGCGCGCGCCAGTTCGGCGCGGTGTTTGACGATCCGGAGGCGTACGCGTGGGTGCTGGATCTCGACGGGCACCTTCGTCGGGCCAACGAGACCGCGCTCGAGGCGATCGACGCGAGCGAGCGCGACGTTCGCGGCGAGTCGTTCGCCGAGTCGCCGTGGTGGGAGTACGCCGAGGCGGGACCGACGACGCTCCGGCGTGCGATCGATCGGGCGGCGAACGGGACGGTCGTCGATCGGGAGATTCGGCTCGGCGGCGGGGACGCGAGCGGCGAGGTGCCGCGAACCCTCGAGGTGACGTTCCGACCGATCCGCGACGAGTCGGGGACCGTCGTCTCGCTGCTCGCGCAGGCGAGCGACGTCACGGAGCGAGTCGAACTCGAGCGAGAGCTCCGCGAGTCGGAGGAGCTCCACCGGGTGACGCTCAACAACATGACCGACACCGTCCTCATCACGAACGATGCGGGCGAGTTCACCTACGTCTGCCCGAACGTCCACTTCATCTTCGGCTACGACGACGACGAGATCCACGAGATGGGCTCGATCGAGGAACTGCTCGGGCCCGACCTCTTCGACCGCGAGGACCTCGAGGACGAGGGCGTCCTGACGAACATCGAGTGCACGGCGACGGACAGGGCGGGCCGTGAACACACGCTGCTGGTCAACGTCCGCGAGGTCTCGATTCAGGACGGAACGCTCCTCTACAGTTGCCGTGACGTGACGAAACGAAAACGCCGGGAGGTGGCGCTGACGGCGCTCCACCGGACGACGCGGGAACTGCTCTACGCCGAAACCGAGCGCGAGATCGCCGACATCGTCGTCGGCGACGCTACCGAGATCCTCGACTGCGAGGGGAGCGGCGTCTACCTGTTCGATACCGACGAGAACGTCCTCCGCCCGGCCGCCGCGTCTCCGGGACTGAATCGCCTGAACGGTCCGCTCTCGCAGCGACGCGCCACCGGCGACAGTATCTCGGGCCGGGTCTTCGTCGAGGGCGAGTCCCGGTTCTTCGCGGACGTCTCCGACGCGGACGCGCTGGCCGATCCGACGACGGACGTCAGGAGCGCGGGGTTCGTGCCGCTCGGCGATCACGGCGTCTTGCTCGTCGGGGCGTCCGAAACCGACGCCTTCGACGACGTGGATCGCGAAGTAACCGATCTGCTCGGGGCGACGGCGGAGGCGGCGCTCGATCGGGTCGAGCGCGAGCGAACCCTCCGCGAGCGCGATCGCGAACTCAAACGGCAGAATCAGCAGCTCACCCGGCTCAATCAGGTCAACGAGATCATTCGCGAGATCGACGCGGCGCTGGTGCGGGCCGAAACCCGCGAGGAGATCGAGCGAGCCGTCTGCGAACGACTCACGTCGGCCGATCGGTTCTCGTTCGCCTGGATCGGGACGACCGACCCCGCGGGCGAGCACCTCGAGCCGACAACACTCGGTGGAACGGGGCGCGGTCAGGAGTACCTCGACAGCGTCTCGCTCTCGCTCGCGGACGCGACCGAGCCGGCGGCCCGCACCGCGGCCGACCGCGAGGTGACGGTCGTCTCGAACGTCGTCGACAGACTTCGCGACGAACCGTGGCGCTCGGAGGCCCTCTCCCGGGAGTACCAGTCCGTCGCCGGCGTCCCGCTCGCCTACGACGAGTTCACCTACGGCGTGTTGACCGTCTACGCCGATCGCCCCGACGCGTTCGACGAGGTGACGCGGACCGTGCTCGCGGAACTCGGCGAGACCATCGCCTCCGCCATCGCCGCCGCCGAGCGCAAACAGGCGCTGCTGACCGACTCTCGGACCCGCCTCGAGTTCGACGTCCGCGACGACGGCTTCGTGTTCTCCCGGCTCGCCCGGCGGGCCGACTGCGCCCTGTCGTTCGACGGCGGCGTTCGGCTACACGAGGACGGGGCCGCCGTGTTCGCGACCGTCGACGGCGCCTCACCCACTGCCGTCGCGGACGCGGCCGCCGATCTCGTCGCGGTCGACGACGCTCGGGTGATCAGCGACGACAGGAGCGACGGCGACGGAACCGAGGCTAACGGGACCGACGGCGACGAAACCGCCAGTAACGGGTCGAGTAACGCCAGCGGGACGGTCCTTCTCGAGCTCTCACCGCCGTTTTTGGCGCTCCAACTCGCGGATCACGGCGTCGTATTGCGGAGCGTGGAGGCGACGCCGGAGGGGTCGCGCGTCGTCGTCGACGTTCCGCGCACCGTCGACGCGCGGGGGAGCATCGACATCGTCTCGAACGCGTTCTCGGACGTCGATCTTCACGCCAAACGAACCGTCGAGCGGACGAGCGCCCGCGACCTCCGGTCGGAACTGCTCGAGCGACTCACGGACCGCCAACTCGAGGTCGTGCAGGTGGCGTACTACGGGGGCTACTTCAAGTCGCCCCGTGAACGTTCGGGCGAAGCGGTCGCCGAGACGCTCGGCATCTCCGCGGCGGCGTTCTATCGTCACGTCCGGACCGTCCAGCGGAAACTGTTCACGATCCTGTTCGAGGAGATCGGCGTTCCGGCAAATATCGAGGGCAGTGTTGAATAG
- a CDS encoding YihY/virulence factor BrkB family protein yields MADSSRLAFVRDVAAVARERQLSVKSAGLAYHAFNTLVPLAILALVAVSFTDSFEPLIATFERAAGLDEAVTDGGLEGGVGTSARRRAAVFAVAILLWSAVRLFQAVNSAFTDVYGARKEESYVSTVTTIALVTALNTALVTATVAVGVALVSVVGISLSTVVGGVWSAGLNTVLLAALLLVVFFPMYYWFPQPDVSVAEVLPGTAFAAVSWTVLAVGFRIYVTASESVALFGIAGAVLLILTWVYLGGLCLLLGAVLNAVLAGHVDPEDGWVPMRSVWSTDHSD; encoded by the coding sequence ATGGCCGACTCGAGTCGCCTCGCTTTCGTCCGCGACGTCGCCGCGGTCGCCCGAGAGCGCCAGCTCAGCGTCAAATCGGCGGGACTGGCCTACCACGCGTTCAACACGCTCGTCCCGCTGGCGATCCTCGCGCTCGTCGCCGTCTCGTTCACCGACTCGTTCGAACCGTTGATCGCGACCTTCGAGCGCGCGGCGGGGCTCGACGAGGCGGTGACCGACGGCGGCCTCGAGGGGGGCGTCGGAACCAGTGCCCGAAGGCGGGCGGCGGTGTTCGCGGTTGCGATCCTCCTCTGGAGCGCGGTCCGGCTGTTTCAGGCGGTCAACAGCGCGTTTACGGACGTCTACGGTGCTCGAAAGGAGGAGTCGTACGTGAGTACGGTGACGACGATCGCGCTCGTCACGGCGCTCAACACGGCCCTCGTGACGGCCACGGTCGCGGTCGGCGTCGCACTGGTCAGCGTGGTCGGGATCAGCCTCTCGACGGTCGTCGGCGGGGTCTGGTCGGCGGGTCTCAACACCGTCCTGCTCGCGGCGCTGTTGCTCGTGGTCTTCTTCCCGATGTACTACTGGTTTCCCCAGCCCGACGTCTCGGTCGCCGAGGTGCTGCCGGGAACGGCGTTCGCCGCCGTCTCCTGGACCGTCCTGGCCGTCGGCTTCCGAATCTACGTCACGGCCTCGGAGAGCGTCGCCCTGTTCGGGATCGCCGGCGCGGTCCTGTTGATCCTGACGTGGGTGTACCTGGGCGGGCTCTGTCTCCTGCTCGGCGCGGTTCTCAACGCCGTCCTCGCGGGCCACGTCGATCCCGAAGATGGGTGGGTCCCGATGCGATCGGTGTGGTCGACGGATCACTCCGACTAG
- a CDS encoding DUF2196 domain-containing protein — MSNERPTAEELRQGVTVEVVQGDQDVQSTDAEPIVGEVATVYGDEPEGPEVELKNGVVGHVQSVVHDE, encoded by the coding sequence ATGTCCAACGAACGACCGACCGCCGAGGAACTGCGACAGGGAGTCACCGTCGAGGTCGTACAGGGCGATCAGGACGTCCAGTCGACGGACGCGGAACCGATCGTCGGCGAGGTCGCGACGGTCTACGGCGACGAACCCGAGGGACCTGAGGTCGAACTGAAAAACGGCGTCGTCGGCCACGTGCAGTCGGTCGTCCACGACGAATAG
- the msrB gene encoding peptide-methionine (R)-S-oxide reductase MsrB → MGHEPNAHERGADDDLPASDAEWRSELSEEEYRILREAGTEPPFSGEYVDHKEDGSYVCAGCGAELFDSETKFESGCGWPSFYDVDDGRVETRTDTSHGMRRTEVLCGNCGGHLGHVFEDGPEPTEKRYCINSVALEFDEE, encoded by the coding sequence ATGGGACACGAACCGAACGCGCACGAGCGCGGGGCGGACGACGACCTCCCCGCGAGCGACGCCGAGTGGCGATCCGAACTGAGCGAGGAGGAGTACCGCATCCTGCGGGAAGCCGGCACCGAACCGCCGTTCAGCGGCGAGTACGTCGACCACAAGGAAGACGGCAGCTACGTCTGCGCCGGCTGCGGCGCCGAACTGTTCGACTCGGAGACGAAGTTCGAATCCGGCTGCGGCTGGCCGAGTTTCTACGACGTCGACGACGGCCGCGTCGAGACGCGCACCGACACCAGCCACGGGATGCGACGCACCGAAGTCCTCTGTGGCAACTGCGGCGGCCACCTCGGCCACGTCTTCGAGGACGGCCCCGAGCCCACCGAGAAACGGTACTGCATCAACTCGGTGGCCCTCGAGTTCGACGAGGAGTAG
- a CDS encoding HTH domain-containing protein: MSNPTPTPATVELWIRSFAPSSAGPTQERALDRLDELASTASIESVEVGVWGKEVEVEGVDRAVRIPQLQRIERRLEAFETWAARTDRRLEPFFRNAHVESSITGESRDVWRLPTIAVAEFDENDDLLHVAPCRDGDRTIDVFDRFDALADDAEPHRPMDGPRRTEEVMTDRSSERTNYGRDHVDLPAFRSD, encoded by the coding sequence GTGTCGAACCCCACCCCTACACCCGCGACAGTCGAACTGTGGATCCGATCGTTCGCCCCCTCGAGCGCCGGTCCGACCCAGGAACGCGCCCTCGACCGACTCGACGAACTCGCGTCGACCGCGTCGATCGAGTCGGTCGAGGTCGGCGTCTGGGGGAAGGAAGTCGAGGTCGAGGGCGTCGACCGCGCGGTTCGGATTCCACAGCTTCAGCGGATCGAACGGCGGCTCGAGGCGTTCGAGACGTGGGCGGCTCGCACGGATCGCCGCCTCGAGCCGTTCTTCCGGAACGCGCACGTCGAATCGTCGATCACGGGCGAATCGCGCGACGTCTGGCGACTGCCGACGATCGCGGTCGCCGAGTTCGACGAGAACGACGACCTCCTTCACGTCGCACCCTGTCGCGACGGCGATCGAACGATCGACGTCTTCGACCGGTTCGATGCGCTGGCCGACGACGCGGAGCCACACCGCCCGATGGACGGGCCGCGCCGGACGGAGGAGGTGATGACCGACCGCTCGTCCGAACGGACGAACTACGGCCGGGATCACGTGGACCTGCCGGCGTTTCGGTCCGACTAA
- a CDS encoding TIGR00300 family protein: MTVSRTVELEGHIIDSGTMGNCFGAVMDMGGEFEVEEFEVGRHKHAETYCRMRVMAETEADLRAILHELNQQGATVADPRDATLHEAPEDGVVPVDFYSTTNHPTFVRVDGEWIEVEDAEMDCALVVERGEPEDGERPRVQTKVLNAVEEGDLIVTGESGIRVEPPERPRNGGGSFGFMQGGVSSERPSASLIEEIADEMREVRETDGNVLVVCGPAIVHSGGRDALADLVREGYVDALSAGNGFAVHDLERDLYGTSLGVDTEKLEHPRKGHKHHIYTISEIARLGGIEEAVDEGVVDEGVMYECVSNDVPYVLAGSIRDDGPLPDTITDSIEAQNAIREQAQEADIVLMLATLLHSVAVGNCLPSTTKTVCVDINPATVTQLLDRGSAQAIGMVTDIGTFIPMLAEELLEE; this comes from the coding sequence ATGACCGTTTCGCGAACCGTCGAACTCGAGGGACACATCATCGACTCGGGGACGATGGGCAACTGTTTCGGGGCCGTGATGGACATGGGCGGCGAGTTCGAGGTCGAGGAGTTCGAGGTCGGCCGCCACAAGCACGCGGAGACGTACTGCCGGATGCGGGTGATGGCGGAGACCGAAGCGGACCTGCGGGCCATCCTCCACGAACTCAACCAGCAGGGGGCGACCGTCGCCGACCCGCGGGACGCGACGCTCCACGAGGCGCCGGAGGACGGGGTCGTCCCCGTCGACTTCTACTCGACGACGAACCACCCCACCTTCGTCCGCGTCGACGGCGAGTGGATCGAGGTGGAGGACGCCGAGATGGACTGCGCGCTCGTCGTGGAACGAGGAGAGCCGGAGGACGGCGAGCGTCCGCGCGTCCAGACGAAGGTCCTCAACGCCGTCGAGGAGGGAGACCTCATCGTTACGGGCGAAAGCGGCATCCGGGTCGAACCGCCGGAACGCCCCCGCAACGGCGGCGGTTCCTTCGGCTTCATGCAGGGCGGCGTCTCCAGCGAGCGTCCCTCCGCGTCGCTGATCGAGGAGATCGCCGACGAGATGCGCGAGGTTCGGGAAACCGACGGCAACGTCCTCGTCGTCTGCGGCCCGGCGATCGTCCACTCCGGCGGCCGCGACGCGCTCGCGGACCTGGTCCGCGAGGGGTACGTCGACGCGCTGTCGGCCGGCAACGGCTTCGCCGTCCACGACTTAGAGCGGGACCTGTACGGCACCTCGCTCGGCGTCGACACGGAGAAACTCGAGCACCCGCGGAAGGGGCACAAACACCACATCTACACGATCAGCGAGATCGCCCGCCTCGGCGGGATCGAGGAGGCCGTCGACGAGGGCGTCGTCGACGAGGGCGTGATGTACGAGTGCGTCAGCAACGACGTTCCCTACGTCCTCGCGGGATCGATCCGCGACGACGGGCCGCTGCCGGACACGATCACCGATTCGATCGAGGCCCAGAACGCGATCCGCGAGCAGGCCCAGGAGGCCGACATCGTGCTCATGCTCGCGACGCTGCTGCACTCCGTCGCCGTCGGTAACTGTCTCCCCTCGACGACCAAGACCGTCTGCGTCGACATCAATCCCGCCACCGTCACCCAGTTGCTCGACCGGGGTAGCGCGCAGGCTATCGGAATGGTCACCGACATCGGGACGTTCATCCCGATGCTCGCCGAGGAACTGCTCGAGGAGTGA
- a CDS encoding bacterio-opsin activator domain-containing protein: MGTGNDLAAATLETLPITVAVIDGDGEILSTNRAWREFGPDDAADHVGVDYLATADVDDEHARRAVEGLEAVVEGERETFAMEYPCHSPDEKRWFLMRANRFTVDGAVRVSILHLEITERKLAEIAVEETAAELREEHEALEHVLDRIDGLLREVTDAAVGAATREEIERRVCETLVGTDPYVLAWIGRLDATNRRLSPREWAADGDAALEDDELVLGTDETHPAVRALADGGVQVIQDLEAFDDAERWWPAGAGDSFRSVAAVPLTYGDVTYGVLTLFATDADVFGERELLVLDSLAGTIATAMNALEARRMLTTDSVVELEITVEDPSQFVAALAVALETALSYRGLTYAEDGTPLAFFQADRAVEAVPPAAEIDGVSDVTVLSTYDDSALLEVAIDDAVVTGLSEHGAAIRRFDAATAGNESAQTAAREVGVDLTVDLPTAQSARSVYDLLDRTYDGVELVSYHETDQPPQTPQDVVARLESSLTDRQLTALRKAYFADYFEWPRNVSGDDLAQSMDISRSTFHQHLRAAQRKLLDELFDSA; encoded by the coding sequence ATGGGCACCGGGAACGACCTCGCAGCGGCGACCCTCGAGACGCTCCCGATCACCGTCGCGGTCATCGACGGTGACGGCGAGATCCTGTCGACGAACCGAGCGTGGCGGGAGTTCGGCCCGGACGACGCCGCCGACCACGTCGGCGTCGACTACCTCGCGACGGCGGACGTCGACGACGAACACGCCAGACGGGCCGTCGAGGGGCTCGAGGCCGTCGTCGAGGGCGAGCGCGAGACGTTCGCGATGGAGTACCCGTGCCACTCGCCCGACGAGAAGCGGTGGTTCCTGATGCGGGCCAACCGGTTCACCGTCGACGGCGCGGTCCGCGTCTCGATCCTCCACCTCGAGATCACCGAGCGGAAGCTGGCCGAAATCGCGGTCGAGGAGACCGCCGCGGAGCTCCGCGAGGAGCACGAGGCGCTCGAGCACGTCCTCGATCGCATCGACGGCCTGCTGCGCGAGGTCACCGACGCCGCCGTCGGCGCGGCCACGCGCGAGGAGATCGAGCGGCGGGTCTGCGAGACGCTCGTCGGGACGGACCCCTACGTGCTCGCCTGGATCGGCCGCCTCGACGCCACGAACCGTCGGCTCTCACCCCGCGAGTGGGCCGCCGACGGCGACGCCGCCCTCGAGGACGACGAACTCGTCCTCGGCACGGACGAGACCCACCCCGCGGTCCGGGCGCTCGCGGACGGCGGGGTACAGGTGATACAAGACCTCGAGGCGTTCGACGACGCGGAGCGCTGGTGGCCGGCGGGAGCCGGCGACTCGTTCCGATCGGTCGCCGCCGTGCCGCTGACCTACGGCGACGTCACGTACGGCGTCCTCACCCTGTTCGCGACGGACGCGGACGTCTTCGGCGAGCGGGAACTGCTCGTCCTCGACTCGCTGGCCGGGACGATCGCGACCGCGATGAACGCCCTCGAGGCTCGCCGGATGCTCACGACCGACAGCGTCGTCGAACTCGAGATCACCGTCGAGGACCCGTCGCAGTTCGTCGCGGCGCTGGCAGTCGCGCTCGAGACGGCACTCAGCTATCGCGGCCTGACCTACGCGGAGGACGGGACGCCGCTGGCGTTCTTCCAGGCCGACCGGGCCGTCGAGGCCGTCCCTCCGGCGGCGGAAATCGACGGTGTCTCCGACGTCACGGTGCTCTCCACGTACGACGACAGCGCCCTTCTCGAGGTCGCGATCGACGACGCCGTCGTGACGGGACTGTCCGAACACGGGGCCGCGATCCGTCGGTTCGATGCGGCGACTGCGGGAAACGAATCCGCGCAGACTGCCGCCCGCGAGGTGGGCGTCGATCTCACCGTCGACCTTCCGACCGCCCAGTCCGCGCGCTCGGTCTACGATCTGCTCGATCGGACGTACGACGGCGTCGAACTGGTCAGCTACCACGAGACGGATCAGCCGCCCCAGACCCCACAGGACGTCGTGGCTCGACTCGAGTCCTCGCTGACCGATCGGCAGCTCACGGCGCTGCGGAAGGCCTACTTCGCCGACTACTTCGAGTGGCCGCGCAACGTCTCCGGCGACGACCTCGCCCAATCGATGGACATCTCCCGGTCGACGTTCCACCAGCACCTCCGGGCCGCCCAGCGGAAACTCCTCGACGAACTGTTCGATAGCGCGTAA